A window from Carassius gibelio isolate Cgi1373 ecotype wild population from Czech Republic chromosome B3, carGib1.2-hapl.c, whole genome shotgun sequence encodes these proteins:
- the LOC127953148 gene encoding serine/threonine-protein kinase SBK1-like, with product MSSSSHMSRSSIDVLEELQLITAENLEKLDFNKYYEVIRELGKGTYGKVDLVIHKIRGTKMALKFLRKKTTKLKSFLREYSISLYLSPCPFIINMYGIAFETDEYYIFAQEYALAGDLFDIIPPQVGLPENVAKRCVHQVAIALDYLHCKKLVHRDIKPENVLIFDKECRKVKLSDFGMTRCAGSPVKRVSGTIPYTAPELCDPSRQEGLCVDYSTDVWAFGVLLFCMLTGNFPWEKALPTDAFYEEFVRWQHRRRRASAVPSQWRRFTDEALRMFRCLLAIEQDRRCSVKEVFNYFNHCWMLDTENGNTTHVSGSNGNNGTVMNGRQAELSSSSSEEDELVDRLKQQSLSPVCGVAKRGIVMEPVTAHYSSTSTNSPASTGGYERITRDNNGNNGRILVTTPIEICV from the exons ATGAGCTCCTCATCCCACATGTCCCGTTCCTCCATTGATGTCCTGGAAGAGCTGCAGCTCATCACTGCTGAGAACCTGGAGAAGCTGGACTTTAATAAATACTATGAGGTCATTAGGGAGCTTGGCAAGGGCACCTACGGCAAGGTGGACCTGGTCATCCACAAGATCAGAG GCACGAAAATGGCCTTGAAATTCTTACGGAAGAAAACCACTAAGCTGAAGAGCTTCCTACGCGAATACAGCATCTCTCTCTACTTGTCGCCCTGTCCTTTCATCATCAACATGTATGGCATTGCCTTCGAAACTGATGAATACTACATCTTCGCTCAAGAGTACGCGCTGGCAGGCGATCTCTTTGACATCATTCCTCCCCAG GTTGGACTGCCGGAGAACGTTGCCAAGCGGTGTGTGCACCAGGTGGCGATTGCACTGGATTACCTGCACTGCAAGAAGCTGGTGCATCGTGACATAAAGCCGGAGAACGTCCTCATCTTCGACAAGGAGTGCCGGAAGGTGAAGCTGTCAGACTTTGGCATGACGCGGTGCGCTGGCTCTCCAGTGAAGCGGGTGAGCGGAACCATCCCGTACACGGCTCCAGAACTGTGCGACCCCAGCCGGCAAGAGGGCCTGTGTGTAGACTACAGCACTGATGTGTGGGCTTTCGGCGTACTTCTGTTCTGCATGCTCACTGGGAATTTCCCCTGGGAAAAAGCACTCCCAACTGACGCCTTCTATGAGGAGTTTGTGCGCTGGCAGCATCGGCGGAGGCGAGCCAGCGCGGTGCCTTCACAGTGGCGCCGTTTCACCGACGAGGCCCTCCGCATGTTCCGATGCCTGCTGGCCATCGAGCAGGACCGCCGATGCTCCGTCAAAGAGGTCTTCAACTACTTCAACCACTGCTGGATGCTCGACACGGAGAACGGCAACACGACCCATGTCTCGGGCAGTAACGGCAACAACGGCACGGTGATGAATGGCCGTCAGGCTGAGCTCAGCTCTTCTTCCTCTGAAGAAGATGAGTTGGTGGACCGTTTGAAGCAGCAGAGCTTGTCGCCTGTGTGCGGGGTAGCTAAAAGAGGCATTGTCATGGAGCCAGTGACGGCGCACTACTCCTCTACGTCCACGAACAGCCCTGCTTCCACTGGTGGCTATGAGCGCATTACCCGGGATAACAACGGCAACAATGGTCGAATCCTAGTCACGACACCAATTGAAATATGCGTGTAG
- the LOC127953133 gene encoding uncharacterized protein LOC127953133: MDPLNQADVMHLQESHSSALDLSVGCRQSPLNTNSMEALDLVKKPSWCGITSGNKSINISESRYVARPSNPNSPDHPEPGLKHHGTRTCGTSSQGPYSIPLPVINGLPSVAQTLSQCPPTDQVFTDDSDYSVEMDDVLTQTEKCHKKADSVLENSTLGGRIVHSVLETHPQDILTSCGETYLSDTGVSQTKGSSGLPQDTSAAAYTLRSTDSVVEQTAIETLASECSAAKKTSPCSIECISSDHDSDIIEVPCKKTPNFCFRTQSVIVNKRNRGMQRNSSVKQEVKMECSPKIVNNFHALDEPVFEAHDGRAGFESKSLLSWMESVCIPISPEDSDQDTDAAFPKNFPSTSDAENTSVFKSPQSGASSSMSSRPRKTPASKNRKQAKPKPKPISKPKPKPKKPAKRVRAPPAGKSTTSTAKRRRRKPRSSGPSSMFSPDEPEIKLKYANHKEEKKDARPDSFAPYIHMKFSSCSIINFREEDVYSTKKGSQQVVSGVIPKTSCLQLGRVSSDAKLQVRHFCCLCGRAGNVSGLGDLHGPYHNSGAKAVCKSDSRTPAQQQEPDCSDLDSVYSLEDGASQSVKRQRKENCSERVEVSGVCSEYWIHEDCSVWTAGIFLVKGKLYGLEEAIRLAQETVCSYCHMVGATLGCFFKDCPNKYHFPCALQSDSVLNEENFTIRCPKHKNKTSRMSVSRLKNR, from the exons ATGGACCCTCTTAACCAGGCTGATGTCATGCACCTTCAGGAGTCTCATTCCTCAGCTCTGGATCTGTCCGTGGGTTGCAGACAAAGTCCGCTAAACACAAACTCCATGGAGGCTTTGGACCTGGTGAAAAAGCCCAGCTGGTGTGGCATTACCTCAGGGAACAAGAGCATTAACATATCCGAGTCTCGGTACGTCGCTCGGCCTAGCAATCCGAATTCTCCGGATCACCCAGAACCAGGACTGAAGCATCATGGGACAAGGACTTGTGGCACATCATCCCAGGGCCCCTATTCTATACCTTTACCAGTGATCAATGGCTTGCCATCTGTGGCACAGACATTGTCTCAGTGCCCACCCACAGACCAAGTGTTTACGGATGACAGTGATTACAGTGTTGAAATGGACGATGTGTTGACGCAAACagaaaaatgtcacaaaaaagcAGATTCTGTATTAGAAAATAGCACATTGGGAGGTAGGATAGTGCACAGTGTATTAGAAACGCATCCACAAGACATTTTGACCAGTTGTGGTGAAACATACTTGAGTGACACAGGCGTGTCTCAAACTAAGGGCTCATCGGGTTTACCTCAGGACACCAGTGCAGCTGCATACACACTACGTTCCACTGACTCAGTGGTTGAGCAAACTGCCATCGAGACGCTCGCATCCGAATGTTCGGCCGCTAAAAAAACATCTCCATGCTCCATCGAATGCATCTCTAGTGACCATGACAGTGACATCATTGAGGTGCCATGCAAGAAGACTCCAAACTTCTGCTTCCGAACTCAGAGCGTCATAGTTAATAAAAGAAATCGTGGAATGCAAAGAAATTCCTCTGTAAAGCAAGAAGTTAAAATGGAATGCTCTCCCAAAATTGTGAACAATTTCCATGCCCTGGATGAACCTGTTTTTGAAGCCCATGATGGCAGGGCTGGCTTTGAATCCAAGTCCTTGCTGTCGTGGATGGAGTCGGTCTGTATTCCCATATCTCCAGAAGACAGTGATCAAGACACAGATGCTGCTTTTCCCAAAAACTTCCCATCTACCTCAGATGCAGAAAACACAAGCGTCTTCAAGTCTCCACAGAGTGGGGCTTCGTCTTCAATGTCAAGCCGTCCGCGGAAAACTCCGGCCTCGAAGAACAGGAAACAGGCAAAACCGAAACCTAAACCGATATCCAAACCGAAACCCAAACCCAAGAAACCTGCTAAGCGGGTGAGAGCGCCGCCTGCTGGCAAATCAACAACTAGCACCGCAAAGAGAAGACGGAGAAAACCTAGATCATCTGGACCTTCATCTATGTTTTCCCCCGACGAGCCGGAGATCAAACTAAAATATGCAAACCacaaagaagagaagaaagaCGCCAGGCCAGACAGCTTCGCCCCGTACATTCACATGAAGTTCTCATCCTGCTCAATCATCAATTTTAGGGAAGAGGATGTTTATTCGACAAAGAAAGGGTCTCAGCAGGTTGTCTCAGGGGTCATCCCAAAGACGTCCTGTTTACAGCTGGGCCGTGTCAGCTCTGATGCCAAGTTGCAGGTCAGGCATTTCTGTTGCCTGTGTGGAAGGGCAGGCAATGTTTCAGGCCTCGGGGACTTGCATGGGCCGTACCACAACAGTGGAGCCAAGGCAGTCTGTAAATCTGACAGCAGGACTCCTGCCCAACAGCAGGAACCTGACTGCAGCGATTTGGACTCGGTCTACAGTTTGGAGGATGGTGCATCCCAGTCTGTCAAACGGCAGAGGAAGGAGAACTGCTCAGAAAGGGTTGAGGTGTCTGGAGTGTGTAGTGAATactggatacatgaggactgtaGTGTCTGGACAGCAGGCATCTTTTTGGTTAAAGGGAAACTCTACGGATTGGAGGAAGCCATCCGGCTTGCGCAAGAAACA GTGTGTTCGTACTGTCACATGGTTGGTGCCACTTTGGGATGTTTCTTCAAAGATTGCCCTAATAAGTACCACTTCCCCTGTGCCCTGCAGTCAG ACAGTGTGCTCAATGAGGAGAACTTCACCATAAGATGCCCGAAGCACAAG AATAAAACATCCAGAATGAGTGTTAGCAGGTTGAAGAACAGATGA
- the mfsd13al gene encoding transmembrane protein 180-like gives MRHFAHPGALAYCMTTLGAGMMNSIFSFYYVKLFLNKYQISETAFHQSQVVFMIWNALNDPLFGYLQDNSRMECCSRRRLSILYGAPLYCLSFLLAWFPWRTYEPDDWLSGVHLMVTLCAFDGMLTFVLLAQCALFAEISGHHQNRLRLIKYSQVASLVGSSSVLFCGLVSGNMDNFAAFQGFSVVVAILACVCMLYTGFNSESRFDSKSSEEDSESPLKPPLSLSSVMSMTWQIITNRDFQLFVIMNFFQVFMVAFCNNFTMIFAEHLIPQDVLPSLAKSFMYGAGFICPQMLVLCSQNLLQKFGYYRLILITFYVEAGAAVLMLLLGPGNYYFLALFLTANMVLVQAAFSLFNLPLADIIDSDLQKYKRSSPLSSMVFGTNALFTKPAQSLAPMLVVAVLNQYGYADIKDVGKVADPSALQSLHSAMFYLVCVVPLCVTALQVLAWRPFSIRETHTIDSKYIDG, from the exons ATGAGGCACTTTGCTCACCCAGGTGCGTTGGCTTACTGCATGACAACGCTTGGTGCTGGCATGATGAACAGCATTTTTAGTTTCTACTATGTAAAGCTATTCTTAAATAAGTACCAAATATCAGAGACAGCCTTCCACCAGTCACAG GTTGTCTTTATGATCTGGAATGCACTGAATGACCCCTTGTTTGGATATTTACAAGACAACTCTCGTATGGAGTGCTGCTCACGGAGGAGGCTCTCCATTTTATACGGAGCGCCGCTGTACTGTCTGTCTTTCTTGCTGGCGTGGTTCCCGTGGAGGACGTACGAGCCGGATGACTGGCTGAGCGGCGTCCACCTCATGGTGACTCTCTGCGCTTTTGATGGGATGCTCACATTCGTGCTGTTGGCCCAGTGCGCCCTCTTCGCAGAAATCTCCGGTCACCATCAGAACAGACTGAGGCTGATTAAATACAGCCAGGTGGCGTCTCTGGTGGGCTCCTCTAGCGTGCTGTTCTGTGGTCTCGTCTCTGGAAACATGGACAACTTTGCTGCCTTCCAGGGCTTCAGCGTGGTCGTGGCCATATTGGCCTGTGTTTGCATGCTGTACACGGGCTTCAACAGTGAGAGTCGGTTTGACAGTAAATCCTCTGAAGAAGATTCGGAGAGTCCCCTGAAGCCGCCGCTCTCGCTGTCGTCCGTGATGTCCATGACCTGGCAGATCATCACCAACAGAGACTTCCAGCTGTTCGTCATCATGAACTTTTTCCAGGTGTTCATGGTGGCGTTCTGCAATAACTTCACCATGATTTTTGCAGAGCACCTCATTCCTCAGGATGTCCTGCCATCGCTTGCCAAGAGCTTCATGTATGGAGCTGGATTCATCTGTCCTCAG ATGTTGGTTTTGTGCAGCCAGAATCTGCTCCAGAAGTTTGGCTACTACAGACTCATTCTTATCACCTTCTACGTGGAGGCGGGAGCTGCTGTGCTCATGTTACTCCTGGGTCCAGGCAACTACTATTTCCTTGCATTGTTCCTCACTGCCAACAT GGTCTTAGTTCAGGCGGCCTTCAGTCTCTTCAATTTGCCTCTAGCTGACATCATTGACTCTGACCTGCAGAAATACAAACGCAG CTCTCCTCTCTCATCTATGGTTTTTGGGACCAACGCTCTCTTCACAAAGCCGGCACAGTCTTTGGCTCCTATGCTGGTCGTGGCAGTTCTAAACCAATATGGTTACGCAGACATAAAAGATGTTGGGAAGGTTGCAGATCCAAG TGCTCTTCAGTCCCTACACAGTGCCATGTTCTACCTGGTGTGTGTGGTGCCATTGTGTGTCACAGCCCTGCAGGTGCTCGCGTGGAGGCCTTTCTCCATACGAGAGACCCACACAATAGACTCAAAGTACATCGATGGCTGA